A region of Streptomyces sp. R44 DNA encodes the following proteins:
- a CDS encoding DinB family protein: MTWTAPPVVRTQQLGGLGSVTERQMLEGWLTWHRETLLAKCAGLDPGQLARATVEPSDLTLLGLVRHMAEVERWWFRRGFAGEDLGDVFTGPADGNEGLDGVLAADAERDFGLFRAEVEACDAAAAGHDLDETFLSSRGVSLSLRWVYMLMIQEYARHNGHADFLRERTDGVTGDE, from the coding sequence ATGACCTGGACGGCACCCCCGGTCGTACGCACCCAACAGCTGGGCGGCCTGGGCTCCGTGACGGAGCGTCAGATGCTGGAGGGGTGGCTCACCTGGCACCGGGAGACCCTGCTCGCCAAGTGCGCCGGGCTCGACCCGGGCCAGTTGGCGCGCGCGACGGTGGAGCCCTCGGACCTTACGCTCCTCGGCCTGGTCCGGCACATGGCGGAGGTGGAGCGGTGGTGGTTCCGGCGCGGCTTCGCGGGTGAGGATCTCGGGGACGTCTTCACCGGCCCGGCGGACGGCAACGAGGGACTCGACGGAGTGCTCGCGGCCGACGCCGAGCGGGACTTCGGGCTGTTCCGGGCCGAGGTCGAGGCCTGCGACGCGGCGGCGGCCGGCCACGACCTCGACGAGACCTTCCTGTCCTCGCGCGGGGTCTCCCTCAGCCTGCGCTGGGTGTACATGCTGATGATCCAGGAGTACGCCCGCCACAACGGTCACGCCGACTTCCTGCGAGAGCGGACCGACGGGGTGACGGGTGACGAGTGA
- a CDS encoding helix-turn-helix domain-containing protein: protein MEAANTPRVGAAVRRRRRALDLTLAEVARSSGLSSPFLSQIENDRARPSMRSLQRIADALGTTAVQLLAASDETRTVDVVRADDDSGLDREARVRPVVRGRHQLHALEFVGAHEADREFRHRNDELLYVADGAVEVEADGRLHRLGRGDTLLLSGGVRHRWRTTEPGSRILAVAIGDHVEVLEP, encoded by the coding sequence ATGGAGGCCGCGAACACACCGCGGGTGGGCGCCGCCGTGCGCCGCCGGCGACGGGCACTCGACCTGACGCTCGCCGAGGTGGCGCGGAGCAGCGGACTGTCCTCCCCCTTCCTGAGCCAGATCGAGAACGACCGGGCGCGGCCCAGCATGCGCTCGCTCCAGCGGATCGCGGACGCCCTCGGGACCACGGCCGTCCAGCTGCTCGCGGCCTCCGACGAGACCCGTACGGTCGACGTGGTGCGCGCCGACGACGACAGCGGCCTCGACCGGGAGGCGCGCGTCCGTCCGGTGGTGCGCGGCCGGCATCAGCTGCACGCGCTCGAGTTCGTCGGCGCGCACGAGGCGGACCGCGAGTTCCGGCACCGGAACGACGAGCTGCTGTACGTGGCGGACGGCGCGGTGGAGGTGGAGGCCGACGGCCGCCTCCACCGACTGGGCCGCGGGGACACGCTGCTGCTGTCCGGGGGCGTCCGCCACCGCTGGCGCACCACGGAACCGGGCTCCCGGATCCTGGCGGTCGCGATCGGGGACCACGTGGAGGTGCTGGAGCCATGA
- a CDS encoding DUF1684 domain-containing protein, giving the protein MSVHDTTRAPEAGREAVDVDPELFAAEWEKWHQGKDARLAAEHGFLAITGLHWLSTEPQTFPGTPGTWSTGPEGVVVELDEGTELVVDGHVVRGRHLFGVIPERSGIDAVWGDTVLEVAKRGGNDIVRPRNPAHPLRADFKGTPAYEPDPRWVVTGRYETFDEPRPTTVGASVEGLQHVYDAPGRVVFRLDGQELSLTAFNGHAPGSLTLLFTDATSGVTTYAANRNLTVETPGPDGTVVLDFNRATNLPCAYTDFATCPLPPAENRLPVAVEAGERIPHERGPVD; this is encoded by the coding sequence ATGAGCGTCCATGACACCACCCGTGCCCCCGAGGCCGGCCGAGAGGCCGTCGACGTCGATCCGGAGCTCTTCGCCGCGGAATGGGAGAAGTGGCACCAGGGCAAGGACGCCCGGCTGGCCGCGGAGCACGGCTTCCTCGCGATCACCGGTCTGCACTGGCTCTCCACCGAGCCGCAGACCTTCCCCGGCACGCCGGGCACCTGGTCGACCGGCCCCGAAGGCGTCGTCGTCGAGCTCGACGAGGGCACCGAACTCGTCGTCGACGGCCACGTCGTCCGGGGGCGACACCTGTTCGGCGTCATCCCGGAGCGCAGTGGCATCGACGCCGTGTGGGGCGACACCGTGCTGGAGGTCGCCAAGCGCGGCGGCAACGACATCGTCCGCCCGCGGAACCCCGCCCACCCGCTGCGGGCCGACTTCAAGGGCACGCCCGCGTACGAGCCCGATCCGCGCTGGGTGGTCACGGGCCGGTACGAGACCTTCGACGAGCCGCGGCCGACGACGGTCGGCGCCTCCGTCGAGGGACTGCAGCACGTGTACGACGCTCCCGGCCGGGTCGTCTTCCGGCTGGACGGACAGGAGTTGAGCCTGACCGCGTTCAACGGGCACGCGCCCGGCAGCCTCACGCTGCTGTTCACCGACGCGACCTCGGGCGTCACCACCTACGCGGCCAACCGGAATCTCACCGTGGAGACCCCCGGGCCCGACGGCACGGTCGTGCTCGACTTCAACCGCGCGACCAACCTGCCCTGCGCCTACACCGACTTCGCGACCTGCCCGCTGCCGCCGGCCGAGAACCGGCTGCCGGTCGCCGTCGAGGCCGGAGAGCGGATCCCCCACGAGCGCGGCCCGGTCGACTGA
- a CDS encoding long-chain fatty acid--CoA ligase — MSSAQHLLENRPRSVAHLFLSRVEATPDREAYRYPVPAGQGAEGAEGAEEWRSLTWAQTAERVRAIAAGLLALGLRTEERVAISSSTRVEWIFADLGVMCAGAAATAVYPSTDADETAYILADSDSRAIFVENAAQLAKVVEHADRLPGLGHAILFDPEADLPQVKGLEVLSLADLEERGTAYLQEHPDAIDTTVGAIEREQLATLIYTSGTTGRPKGVRLVHDCWSYQGAAQEVSGLLEPGDVQFLWLPLSHVFGKALISGQVQTGHVMAVDGRIDRIVTNLPVVRPTVMASAPRVFEKVYNGIAAKARAEGGARYRVFRWAAKVARDYARTGQESMVATGSRKVPLWLSAQHALADKLVYGRIRAAFGGELRGSASGSAALAPDIGYFFAGAGVPVLEGYGLTETSAACTVNPVDDYRVGTVGRPLPGTEVRIAEDGEILLRGPGIMRGYHNLPEKTAEVLESDGWFRTGDIGEIDKEGFVRITDRKKDLFKTSGGKYVAPTEIEGRFKAVCPFVSNILVIGNGRNHCTALIALDETAIMPWAASNGLGGRAYAEVVAAPEVHALIDAFVQRVNGGLQRWQTIKKFSLLPRDLDVEHGELTPSLKVKRPVVEREYAELVEAMYEGAREA; from the coding sequence ATGAGTTCCGCGCAACACCTGCTCGAAAACCGGCCGCGTTCGGTGGCGCACCTCTTCCTCTCGCGGGTCGAGGCCACACCCGACCGGGAGGCCTACCGCTACCCCGTGCCGGCCGGTCAGGGCGCCGAGGGCGCCGAGGGCGCCGAGGAGTGGCGCTCGCTGACCTGGGCCCAGACGGCCGAGCGGGTGCGGGCGATCGCCGCCGGTCTGCTCGCCCTCGGCCTGCGGACCGAGGAGCGCGTGGCCATCTCCTCCTCGACGCGGGTGGAGTGGATCTTCGCCGACCTCGGGGTGATGTGCGCGGGCGCCGCCGCCACGGCCGTCTACCCGAGCACCGACGCCGACGAGACGGCGTACATCCTCGCGGACTCCGACAGCCGGGCGATCTTCGTCGAGAACGCCGCCCAACTCGCCAAGGTCGTCGAGCACGCGGACCGCCTGCCCGGCCTCGGCCACGCGATCCTCTTCGACCCGGAGGCGGACCTCCCGCAGGTCAAGGGCCTGGAGGTGCTGTCCCTCGCCGACCTGGAGGAGCGCGGCACGGCGTACCTCCAGGAACACCCGGACGCGATCGACACGACCGTCGGGGCCATCGAGCGGGAGCAGCTCGCCACCCTGATCTACACCTCCGGGACCACCGGCCGCCCCAAGGGGGTGCGTCTGGTGCACGACTGCTGGTCCTACCAGGGCGCCGCGCAGGAGGTCAGCGGGCTCCTCGAACCCGGCGACGTGCAGTTCCTCTGGCTGCCGCTGTCCCACGTCTTCGGCAAGGCCCTGATCTCCGGCCAGGTGCAGACCGGGCACGTGATGGCGGTCGACGGCCGGATCGACCGCATCGTCACCAACCTGCCCGTCGTCCGGCCCACCGTGATGGCCTCGGCGCCGAGGGTCTTCGAGAAGGTCTACAACGGCATCGCCGCGAAGGCGAGGGCCGAGGGCGGCGCGAGGTACAGGGTCTTCCGGTGGGCGGCGAAGGTGGCGCGCGACTACGCCAGGACCGGGCAGGAGAGCATGGTGGCGACGGGCAGCCGCAAGGTGCCCCTGTGGCTGAGCGCCCAGCACGCCCTCGCCGACAAGCTCGTCTACGGCAGGATACGGGCGGCCTTCGGCGGAGAGCTCCGCGGCAGCGCCTCGGGCAGCGCCGCGCTCGCCCCCGACATCGGCTACTTCTTCGCCGGCGCGGGCGTGCCCGTCCTGGAGGGCTACGGCCTGACGGAGACCAGCGCGGCCTGCACCGTCAACCCGGTCGACGACTACCGCGTGGGCACGGTCGGCAGGCCCCTGCCGGGCACCGAGGTCCGCATCGCCGAGGACGGGGAGATCCTCCTGCGGGGGCCCGGCATCATGCGCGGCTACCACAACCTTCCCGAGAAGACCGCCGAAGTCCTGGAGAGCGACGGCTGGTTCCGTACCGGGGACATCGGCGAGATCGACAAGGAGGGCTTCGTCCGGATCACGGACCGCAAGAAGGACCTGTTCAAGACCTCGGGCGGCAAGTACGTGGCGCCCACCGAGATCGAGGGCCGGTTCAAGGCGGTCTGCCCGTTCGTCAGCAACATCCTGGTCATCGGCAACGGCCGCAACCACTGCACGGCCCTCATCGCGCTCGACGAGACCGCGATCATGCCGTGGGCGGCCTCGAACGGCCTCGGCGGCCGCGCCTATGCCGAGGTCGTCGCCGCGCCGGAGGTGCACGCGCTGATCGACGCCTTCGTCCAGCGCGTCAACGGCGGCCTCCAGCGCTGGCAGACGATCAAGAAGTTCTCGCTCCTGCCGCGCGACCTGGACGTCGAACACGGCGAGCTCACGCCGAGCCTCAAGGTGAAACGCCCTGTCGTGGAGCGCGAGTACGCCGAACTCGTCGAGGCCATGTACGAGGGCGCCCGCGAGGCCTGA
- a CDS encoding class I SAM-dependent methyltransferase yields MPVAPHIALDSAGPTAVDGRHIRALTFQSVRLDYLRRVLAELSLPTDGGRALVVGSGRGLLARGLAQLGFEVVAADPSPAATALAVAADEDPGVSYLTSPAEELDLPDGSFDLVYCADTLEITERPDAVLAEAARVLRHGGAFVYDTVNRTPLSRLIYLGAFQAFPGTRIMPPGRYAAHRLRRPAELAEALGRAGLSARDVSSFKPRDVRSLVRATRGRRRGTLTDEQLPALVDMVIEEDGSPVVTYLGYAVHRS; encoded by the coding sequence ATGCCCGTCGCCCCGCACATCGCACTCGACTCGGCCGGCCCCACGGCCGTCGACGGCCGCCACATCCGGGCCCTGACCTTCCAGTCCGTACGGCTCGACTACCTGCGGCGCGTGCTCGCGGAGCTGAGCCTGCCGACGGACGGCGGCCGGGCGCTCGTCGTCGGCAGCGGGCGCGGTCTGCTCGCCCGCGGCCTCGCACAGCTCGGTTTCGAGGTCGTCGCCGCCGACCCCTCCCCCGCCGCGACGGCCCTCGCCGTGGCGGCGGACGAGGACCCCGGCGTCAGCTATCTGACCTCACCCGCGGAGGAACTCGACCTGCCCGACGGCTCGTTCGACCTCGTGTACTGCGCCGACACCCTGGAGATCACCGAGCGGCCGGACGCGGTCCTCGCGGAGGCCGCGCGCGTCCTGCGCCACGGCGGAGCCTTCGTCTACGACACGGTGAACCGCACTCCCCTGTCCCGCCTCATCTACCTCGGCGCCTTCCAGGCGTTCCCCGGCACGCGGATCATGCCTCCCGGCCGCTACGCCGCGCACCGGCTGCGCCGCCCGGCGGAGCTCGCCGAGGCCCTCGGGCGGGCGGGACTCTCCGCCCGGGACGTCTCGTCGTTCAAGCCCCGTGACGTACGCAGTCTGGTGCGGGCGACGCGCGGGCGCAGGCGCGGCACACTGACCGACGAGCAGCTGCCGGCCCTGGTCGACATGGTCATCGAGGAGGACGGCAGCCCGGTGGTGACGTACCTGGGGTACGCGGTCCACCGGTCCTGA
- a CDS encoding aryl-sulfate sulfotransferase, whose protein sequence is MPPIDQNSRRRRPTGLIALDETAASEGYTLYAPLTGTGEVYLIDLHGRTVHQWNLPYRPGRHARLLADGTLAYNGVLPGEKALFPMWHKYRGGVMLRAAADGTVLSEHRDPLQHHDAHHLDDGRILYTALEPLAGAEAAAVRGGVPGSEAEGGLVWADTIKEVGPDGAVLWSWRAAEHLDPEAFPLHEAYAREHWPLINSVTPLRDGNILASLRSVSAVVVISRDTGEILWRSRPGTVSQQHAPTELDDGRLLVFDNGVFRPGHDVPYSRVVEIDRTDGEIVWEYHDPAREFFFAPFMGSAQRLPNGNTLVTDSPSGRLFEVTKDGYLCWEYVVPYFAGYGESEVRSLFPSQPNAVFRAYRYSAADIPWLEATA, encoded by the coding sequence GTGCCCCCGATCGACCAGAACTCACGCCGCCGACGTCCCACCGGCCTCATCGCCCTCGACGAGACGGCCGCGTCCGAGGGCTACACCCTCTACGCACCCCTCACCGGCACCGGCGAGGTCTACCTCATCGACCTCCACGGCCGCACCGTCCACCAGTGGAACCTGCCGTACCGCCCCGGCCGCCACGCCCGACTGCTCGCCGACGGCACCCTCGCCTACAACGGCGTCCTCCCGGGGGAGAAGGCCCTCTTCCCGATGTGGCACAAGTACCGCGGCGGCGTCATGCTCCGCGCCGCGGCCGACGGAACCGTGCTGAGCGAGCACCGCGACCCCCTCCAGCACCACGACGCCCACCACCTCGACGACGGCCGCATCCTCTACACCGCCCTGGAACCCCTCGCCGGGGCCGAGGCGGCGGCGGTACGCGGCGGAGTGCCCGGCTCCGAAGCCGAAGGCGGCCTCGTGTGGGCCGACACCATCAAGGAGGTCGGCCCGGACGGCGCAGTCCTGTGGTCCTGGCGCGCCGCCGAGCACCTCGACCCCGAGGCCTTCCCGCTGCACGAGGCCTACGCCCGCGAGCACTGGCCGCTGATCAACAGCGTCACCCCCCTGCGGGACGGCAACATCCTCGCCAGCCTGCGCAGCGTCTCGGCCGTCGTCGTCATCAGCCGCGACACCGGCGAGATCCTCTGGCGCAGCCGCCCCGGCACCGTCAGCCAGCAGCACGCGCCCACCGAACTGGACGACGGCCGGCTGCTCGTCTTCGACAACGGCGTCTTCCGGCCCGGCCACGACGTCCCCTACTCCCGCGTCGTCGAGATCGACCGGACCGACGGCGAGATCGTGTGGGAGTACCACGACCCGGCCCGCGAGTTCTTCTTCGCGCCCTTCATGGGCTCCGCGCAGCGCCTCCCGAACGGCAACACGCTCGTCACCGACTCTCCGTCCGGCCGGCTCTTCGAGGTGACGAAGGACGGCTACCTGTGCTGGGAGTACGTCGTCCCCTACTTCGCCGGCTACGGCGAGAGCGAGGTCCGCAGCCTCTTCCCGTCCCAGCCCAACGCCGTCTTCCGCGCCTACCGCTACTCCGCCGCCGACATCCCGTGGCTGGAGGCGACGGCATGA
- a CDS encoding winged helix-turn-helix transcriptional regulator, whose amino-acid sequence MTRTPLSDVACSIARATDLFGDAWTALIMRDVLVGIRRFDELVEDLGLSRKVLAARLARLVEEGVLARERYQDSPPREEYVATEKGRELYPVLLALMAWGDKWYAGPAGPPARIRHDACGHVGTPVVACEACREPLTVADTTQLPGPGGRVGPGTRLLGPLIAARGERDGS is encoded by the coding sequence GTGACCAGAACCCCGCTCTCCGACGTCGCCTGCTCGATCGCCCGCGCGACCGACCTGTTCGGCGACGCCTGGACGGCCCTGATCATGCGTGACGTCCTCGTCGGCATCCGCCGCTTCGACGAGTTGGTGGAGGACCTCGGCCTCTCCCGCAAGGTCCTCGCCGCGCGTCTCGCCCGGCTCGTCGAGGAGGGCGTCCTCGCGCGCGAGCGGTACCAGGACAGTCCGCCGCGCGAGGAGTACGTGGCCACCGAGAAGGGCCGGGAGCTCTACCCCGTGCTGCTCGCGCTGATGGCGTGGGGGGACAAGTGGTACGCGGGGCCCGCGGGTCCGCCCGCCCGGATCCGCCACGACGCCTGCGGGCACGTCGGCACCCCGGTCGTGGCCTGCGAAGCCTGCCGGGAGCCGCTCACGGTCGCCGACACCACCCAACTCCCGGGCCCCGGCGGCCGGGTGGGGCCGGGCACGCGACTCCTCGGCCCGCTGATCGCGGCGCGCGGGGAGAGGGACGGGAGCTGA
- a CDS encoding FG-GAP-like repeat-containing protein, whose translation MRTPLFRRLAASAGALGLTSLGLLGAGAAPAQAAVSDCPTGYFCAWANTDSTGSMFKTQSSKATLGTWDNKFRLIINRTPGFACTFNEPNYVDGAGRYGNDGYTTSIASRSVSSVKIVRTIRECEGPAYPYWLTETSPTAAGFGDMNGDRRADVLVRDLVGRLWFLPGDGNGRLVGTGGWNAFDAMVRHGDFSRDNREDVIVREASTGRLWLYPGTGTGGLGTRRLIGAGGWNGMSRIAAFGDLTGDARADLLAVEKSTGRLWLYPGTSPGTLGARKLLGNGGWNGMNALAGVGDMNGDGRADLYAREASTGKLWLYPGRAGALGSRVLVGSGGWNGMPAIIANGDWSGDGRPDLIATKAEDGMLYRYAGTGSGGLGAGDWLGGGDWRDLNGAF comes from the coding sequence ATGCGTACACCCCTGTTCCGGCGTCTGGCCGCCTCGGCCGGCGCGCTGGGACTCACTTCGCTCGGCCTGCTCGGCGCGGGCGCCGCGCCCGCACAGGCGGCGGTGAGCGACTGCCCCACGGGGTACTTCTGTGCGTGGGCGAACACCGACAGCACGGGCTCGATGTTCAAGACGCAGTCGAGCAAGGCGACACTGGGCACGTGGGACAACAAGTTCCGCCTGATCATCAACCGCACGCCGGGTTTCGCCTGCACCTTCAACGAGCCGAACTACGTGGACGGTGCCGGGCGGTACGGGAACGACGGCTACACCACCAGCATCGCCAGCAGGTCCGTCAGTTCGGTGAAGATCGTCCGCACGATCCGGGAGTGCGAGGGACCCGCGTACCCCTACTGGCTCACGGAGACCTCGCCCACGGCCGCGGGCTTCGGCGACATGAACGGCGACCGGAGGGCGGACGTCCTCGTCCGTGACCTGGTCGGACGCCTGTGGTTCCTGCCCGGTGACGGCAATGGCCGTCTGGTCGGCACGGGCGGCTGGAACGCCTTCGACGCCATGGTCCGGCACGGCGACTTCAGCCGGGACAACCGCGAGGACGTGATCGTCCGCGAGGCGTCCACCGGCAGACTGTGGCTCTACCCCGGCACCGGGACCGGCGGCCTCGGCACGCGCAGGCTGATCGGCGCCGGCGGCTGGAACGGCATGAGCCGGATCGCCGCGTTCGGCGACCTGACCGGCGACGCGCGGGCCGACCTGCTCGCGGTGGAGAAGTCCACCGGCAGGCTGTGGCTGTACCCGGGCACCTCCCCGGGCACCCTGGGCGCACGCAAGCTGCTCGGCAACGGCGGCTGGAACGGCATGAACGCCCTGGCGGGCGTCGGTGACATGAACGGCGACGGCCGGGCCGACCTCTACGCCCGCGAGGCGTCGACCGGCAAGCTCTGGCTCTACCCGGGCAGGGCCGGCGCGCTCGGTTCGCGTGTGCTGGTCGGTAGCGGCGGCTGGAACGGCATGCCGGCGATCATCGCCAACGGCGACTGGTCGGGCGACGGCCGACCGGACCTCATCGCGACGAAGGCCGAGGACGGCATGCTGTACCGGTACGCGGGTACGGGCAGCGGCGGCCTCGGAGCCGGCGACTGGCTCGGCGGCGGCGACTGGCGGGACCTGAACGGCGCCTTCTGA
- a CDS encoding serine hydrolase domain-containing protein, which yields MPRRVPAAYAGRNSTSSARGRTGRRPGRRFRTAAAGAVVAAAVLAGAATAPATAVPYDGGHGDPALRKALADLVGAPGGPPGAIAVLTRDGVRQVYRAGTAEVGTGRPPRPDDHMRIASVAKAFSGAVALSLVDRRALDLDDTIGRRLPHLPADWHAVTLRQLLQHTSGLPDFSKSKAFQDIVRADPRHHFDSRRLLDFVADQPLLFPPGSRYAYSNSDNIAVALMAEQATGRPYESLLKHLVYRPLDLTETSLPQGYRLPRPFLHGYFTAPGEPPEDVSEAVSASGAWASGGIVSTPADLSRFIGGYAGPELLTPMTRQAQQDFLPGGASEPAGPGANAAGLGLFRYTTRCGTVLGHTGNTPGYTQFAASTRDGRRTVTVSVTSQVTTNPALLTRLRAVEEQFVCALLNDRGPGAWVPRP from the coding sequence ATGCCCCGACGTGTTCCCGCCGCGTACGCCGGGCGGAATTCCACGAGCTCCGCCCGTGGCCGCACCGGACGCCGCCCCGGGCGCCGATTCCGCACGGCGGCCGCCGGGGCGGTCGTGGCGGCCGCCGTCCTGGCCGGCGCCGCGACGGCACCGGCCACGGCCGTCCCGTACGACGGCGGTCACGGAGACCCGGCACTGCGGAAGGCCCTCGCCGACCTGGTGGGAGCGCCGGGCGGCCCGCCCGGCGCGATCGCGGTCCTCACCCGGGACGGCGTACGGCAGGTCTACCGGGCCGGCACGGCCGAGGTGGGCACGGGACGCCCGCCCCGGCCCGACGACCACATGCGCATCGCCAGCGTGGCCAAGGCCTTCAGTGGCGCCGTCGCGCTGAGCCTCGTGGACCGGCGGGCCCTGGACCTGGACGACACCATCGGCCGGCGCCTGCCCCACCTGCCCGCCGACTGGCACGCGGTGACCCTGCGCCAGCTCCTCCAGCACACCAGCGGACTCCCGGACTTCAGCAAGAGCAAGGCCTTCCAGGACATCGTCCGCGCCGACCCCCGCCACCACTTCGACTCCCGCCGCCTCCTCGACTTCGTGGCCGACCAGCCGCTCCTCTTCCCGCCGGGCAGCCGCTACGCCTACTCCAACTCGGACAACATCGCCGTCGCCCTCATGGCCGAACAGGCCACCGGCCGACCGTACGAGTCGCTCCTGAAGCACCTCGTGTACCGCCCGCTCGACCTCACGGAGACCAGCCTCCCCCAGGGCTACCGCCTGCCCCGGCCCTTCCTGCACGGCTACTTCACCGCCCCGGGCGAGCCGCCCGAGGACGTGAGCGAGGCGGTCAGCGCCTCCGGCGCCTGGGCCTCCGGCGGCATCGTCTCCACCCCCGCCGACCTCAGCAGGTTCATCGGCGGCTACGCCGGACCGGAGCTGCTCACGCCCATGACCCGTCAGGCCCAGCAGGACTTCCTCCCCGGCGGTGCCTCGGAACCGGCCGGACCCGGCGCCAACGCGGCCGGTCTCGGGCTCTTCCGCTACACCACCCGCTGCGGCACGGTCCTCGGCCACACCGGCAACACCCCCGGCTACACGCAGTTCGCCGCGTCGACGCGGGACGGCCGACGCACGGTGACGGTCTCCGTCACCAGCCAGGTCACGACGAACCCGGCCCTGCTGACCCGACTGCGCGCCGTCGAGGAGCAGTTCGTCTGCGCCCTGCTGAACGACCGGGGCCCGGGGGCCTGGGTGCCCCGACCCTAG
- a CDS encoding uracil-xanthine permease family protein — translation MTTTPTARPADARPVEDVDARVPYRRLAPLAAQHVLAMIAAPVSTVFLVAGSLKMTPAATASLLSTVLLLCGAGALLQSLGVWRIGGRLPFVMLPGGAATALFLQIAQEHGPATATGAVLLAAALLLAVLPLYARVVRLFPPLVMGVTVLLIGIAMIRVAARLVTGPDGTGEPRAVLLAALTVAATVAAYVFLRGVWRQTSVLLGMAAGTVVAVVTGLGSFGPAAGSGFALPVFLPFGAPRFDLLAALPLLVFSLTTLAEITGQTVLNSETVGRTPAPERDVPRVARADALVSLAGGLFGTSLMVTSAENIGIGRLTGVRSRFVTAGAGVLLVVLGLATPVSRALAGIPEAVVGGSALVVYAVIAVMGVEMLRRADLSGTGTGSLTAALALTAGLLPLLSPDLYAGFPGWARTILGSGVVAGTLTAVLLTALLGRVRRPGGTDVVSPAD, via the coding sequence ATGACGACCACACCCACCGCAAGACCCGCGGACGCCCGCCCGGTCGAGGACGTCGACGCGCGCGTCCCGTACCGGCGCCTGGCCCCGCTCGCGGCCCAGCACGTCCTCGCGATGATCGCCGCCCCGGTCTCCACCGTCTTCCTCGTCGCCGGCAGTCTGAAGATGACACCGGCAGCGACGGCCTCCCTGCTCAGCACCGTCCTGCTGCTCTGCGGCGCGGGCGCCCTGCTCCAGTCCCTCGGCGTGTGGCGGATCGGCGGCCGGCTCCCGTTCGTCATGCTGCCCGGCGGCGCCGCGACCGCGCTGTTCCTCCAGATCGCCCAGGAACACGGACCGGCGACCGCGACCGGCGCCGTTCTCCTGGCGGCCGCGCTGCTGCTCGCCGTCCTTCCCCTGTACGCCCGTGTCGTACGGCTCTTCCCGCCGCTGGTCATGGGCGTGACCGTGCTGCTCATCGGGATCGCGATGATCCGGGTCGCCGCCCGGCTCGTCACCGGTCCGGACGGCACGGGGGAGCCGCGCGCCGTGCTCCTCGCCGCCCTCACGGTGGCGGCGACCGTCGCCGCGTACGTGTTCCTGCGGGGCGTCTGGCGACAGACCTCCGTCCTCCTCGGGATGGCGGCGGGAACCGTCGTCGCGGTGGTGACCGGCCTGGGCTCGTTCGGCCCGGCGGCCGGCAGCGGCTTCGCCCTGCCCGTGTTCCTGCCCTTCGGCGCACCGCGGTTCGACCTGCTGGCCGCGCTTCCGCTCCTCGTGTTCAGCCTCACGACCCTGGCCGAGATCACCGGGCAGACCGTGCTCAACAGCGAGACCGTGGGCCGGACTCCGGCCCCCGAGCGCGACGTTCCGCGCGTCGCCCGCGCCGACGCCCTGGTGTCCCTGGCCGGCGGTCTCTTCGGCACCTCCCTCATGGTCACCAGCGCCGAGAACATCGGCATCGGCCGGCTCACCGGCGTCCGCAGCCGCTTCGTGACCGCCGGTGCCGGAGTGCTCCTGGTCGTCCTCGGCCTGGCCACGCCCGTCTCCCGGGCCCTGGCCGGCATACCCGAGGCCGTCGTGGGCGGTTCCGCCCTCGTGGTCTACGCCGTGATCGCCGTCATGGGCGTCGAGATGCTCCGACGGGCCGATCTGTCCGGTACGGGCACGGGCTCGCTGACCGCCGCCCTCGCGCTGACGGCGGGACTGCTGCCGCTGCTCAGCCCGGACCTGTACGCGGGCTTCCCCGGCTGGGCCCGGACGATCCTGGGCAGCGGCGTCGTCGCCGGCACCCTGACGGCCGTGCTCCTCACGGCGCTGCTCGGCCGGGTCCGCCGCCCTGGAGGCACGGACGTCGTCAGCCCCGCCGATTGA
- a CDS encoding rhodanese-like domain-containing protein, producing MGISSTLSVDEALPRLPELNVVDVRTPGEFASGRLPGAVNVPLPLIDDSLADLRRTAETGPLLLVCASGTRSEKGAAVLASHGIPAASLAGGTRAWADAGHGLEYPPGPVRAVWGMERQVRFTAGALVLLGLVLGLLVHPAFPLLSAAIAGGLVFSAVTDTCGMAVVLGRLPFNRRG from the coding sequence ATGGGCATTTCAAGCACCCTCAGCGTCGACGAAGCCCTGCCGCGGCTGCCCGAGCTGAACGTGGTCGACGTCCGCACCCCCGGAGAGTTCGCCTCCGGCCGGCTGCCGGGTGCCGTCAACGTTCCCCTGCCCCTCATCGACGACAGCCTCGCGGACCTGCGGCGGACCGCGGAGACCGGGCCGCTGCTCCTCGTGTGCGCCTCGGGCACCCGCTCCGAGAAGGGCGCCGCGGTCCTCGCCTCCCACGGGATCCCCGCCGCGAGCCTCGCCGGCGGCACCCGGGCCTGGGCCGACGCCGGTCACGGTCTCGAGTACCCGCCCGGTCCCGTACGAGCCGTCTGGGGGATGGAGCGCCAGGTGCGCTTCACCGCCGGGGCCCTGGTGCTGCTCGGGCTCGTCCTCGGGCTGCTCGTGCATCCGGCGTTCCCGCTGCTGTCGGCGGCGATCGCGGGAGGCCTGGTGTTCTCGGCGGTCACCGACACCTGCGGCATGGCGGTCGTTCTGGGCCGGCTTCCGTTCAATCGGCGGGGCTGA